Proteins encoded in a region of the Pseudomonas denitrificans (nom. rej.) genome:
- a CDS encoding Tex family protein — MDSINTRIAEELSALPSGRVQPQQVAAAVALLDEGSTVPFIARYRKEVTGSLDDTQLRMLEERLRYLRELEDRRGAILASIEEQGKLTPELAREIKLADTKTRLEDLYLPYKQKRRTKGQIALEAGLGELADALFNDPSLSPETEAARFVDAEKGFADTRAVLEGAKYILMERFAEDATLLDRLRGFLKDNATLTARMVPGKETEGAKFSDYFEHDEPLKSAPSHRALAIFRGRNEGILSVALKVGEELPGTSHPCEIMIGERFGVSNQGRAADKWLSEVVRWTWKVKLYTHLETDLLGELRDGADAEAINVFARNLHDLLLAAPAGPRATLGLDPGLRTGVKVAVVDATGKLLDTATVYPHVPKNQWDQTIAVLAALCAKHQVELIAIGNGTASRETDKLAAELIKKYPALKCTKIMVSEAGASVYSASELAAREFPELDVSLRGAVSIARRLQDPLAELVKIEPKSIGVGQYQHDVSQLQLARSLDAVVEDCVNAVGVDVNTASAALLARISGLNSTLAQNIVSHRDANGAFRTRDDLRKVSRLGDKTFEQAAGFLRVMNGDNPLDASAVHPETYPLVQRIAADTGRDVRSLVGDSGFLKRLDPKKFTDEQFGLPTVTDILKELDKPGRDPRPEFKTAEFQEGVESLKDLTPGMVLEGVVTNVTNFGAFVDIGVHQDGLVHISALSEKFVKDPYEVVKAGDIVKVKVMEVDIPRNRVGLSMRMSDTPGEKVDGPRGGGRPGNSAPRGERSAAPRQQEKAPANNAMASLFANAKQLKKK; from the coding sequence ATGGACAGCATCAACACCCGTATCGCCGAAGAGCTTTCCGCACTGCCCTCCGGCCGCGTTCAACCGCAGCAAGTCGCCGCTGCCGTCGCCCTGCTCGATGAGGGCTCCACCGTCCCCTTCATCGCCCGTTACCGCAAGGAAGTCACCGGCAGCCTGGACGACACCCAGCTGCGCATGCTCGAAGAGCGCCTGCGTTACCTGCGCGAACTGGAAGACCGCCGTGGCGCGATCCTCGCCAGCATCGAGGAACAGGGCAAGCTGACCCCGGAACTGGCCCGCGAGATCAAGCTCGCCGACACCAAGACCCGCCTCGAAGACCTCTACTTGCCCTATAAGCAGAAGCGCCGCACCAAGGGCCAGATCGCCCTGGAAGCCGGCCTCGGCGAGCTGGCCGACGCGCTGTTCAACGACCCGAGCCTGTCGCCGGAAACCGAAGCCGCGCGCTTCGTCGATGCCGAGAAGGGCTTCGCCGACACCCGTGCCGTGCTCGAAGGCGCCAAGTACATCCTGATGGAGCGCTTCGCCGAGGACGCCACTCTGCTGGACCGCCTGCGCGGCTTCCTCAAGGATAACGCCACCCTCACCGCACGCATGGTGCCGGGCAAGGAAACCGAAGGCGCCAAGTTCAGCGATTACTTCGAGCACGACGAGCCGCTCAAGAGCGCCCCGTCGCACCGCGCCCTGGCGATCTTCCGTGGGCGCAACGAAGGCATCCTCAGCGTCGCGCTGAAGGTCGGCGAAGAGCTGCCGGGCACTTCGCACCCCTGCGAGATCATGATCGGCGAGCGTTTCGGCGTCTCCAACCAGGGCCGCGCCGCTGACAAGTGGCTGTCCGAAGTGGTGCGCTGGACCTGGAAGGTCAAGCTCTACACCCACCTGGAAACCGACCTGCTGGGCGAGCTGCGCGACGGCGCCGACGCCGAGGCGATCAACGTCTTCGCGCGCAACCTGCACGACCTGCTGCTGGCCGCCCCGGCCGGCCCGCGCGCCACCCTGGGCCTGGACCCGGGCCTGCGCACCGGCGTGAAAGTCGCCGTGGTCGATGCCACCGGCAAGCTGCTGGACACCGCCACCGTCTACCCGCACGTGCCGAAGAACCAGTGGGACCAGACCATCGCCGTGCTCGCCGCGCTGTGCGCCAAGCACCAGGTGGAACTGATCGCCATCGGCAACGGCACCGCCAGCCGCGAGACCGACAAGCTGGCCGCCGAGCTGATCAAGAAATACCCGGCGCTCAAGTGCACCAAGATCATGGTCAGCGAGGCCGGCGCCTCGGTGTACTCGGCTTCCGAACTGGCCGCCAGGGAGTTCCCGGAGCTGGACGTATCGCTGCGCGGCGCCGTCTCCATCGCCCGCCGCCTGCAGGACCCGCTGGCCGAGCTGGTGAAGATCGAGCCCAAATCCATCGGTGTCGGCCAGTACCAGCACGACGTGTCCCAGCTGCAGCTCGCGCGCAGCCTCGACGCGGTGGTGGAAGACTGCGTGAACGCCGTGGGCGTGGACGTGAACACCGCCTCCGCCGCCCTGCTGGCACGCATCTCCGGCCTCAACAGCACCCTGGCCCAGAACATCGTCTCGCACCGTGACGCCAACGGCGCGTTCCGCACCCGCGACGACCTGCGCAAGGTCAGCCGCCTCGGCGACAAGACTTTCGAGCAGGCCGCCGGTTTCCTCCGCGTGATGAACGGCGACAACCCGCTGGACGCCTCCGCGGTGCACCCGGAAACCTACCCGCTGGTGCAGCGCATCGCCGCCGACACCGGCCGTGACGTGCGCTCGCTGGTCGGCGACTCGGGCTTCCTCAAGCGCCTGGACCCGAAGAAGTTCACCGACGAGCAGTTCGGCCTGCCCACCGTCACCGACATCCTCAAGGAACTCGACAAGCCCGGCCGCGACCCACGCCCGGAGTTCAAGACCGCCGAGTTCCAGGAAGGCGTCGAAAGCCTGAAGGACCTCACGCCCGGCATGGTGCTCGAAGGCGTGGTGACCAACGTCACCAACTTCGGCGCCTTCGTCGACATCGGCGTCCACCAGGACGGCCTGGTGCACATCTCCGCGCTGTCGGAGAAGTTCGTCAAGGACCCGTACGAAGTGGTCAAGGCCGGTGACATCGTCAAGGTGAAGGTCATGGAGGTGGACATCCCGCGCAATCGCGTCGGCCTGTCCATGCGCATGAGCGACACCCCCGGCGAGAAGGTTGACGGCCCGCGCGGCGGCGGCCGTCCCGGCAACAGTGCGCCGCGTGGCGAGCGCAGCGCAGCCCCGCGCCAGCAGGAGAAGGCCCCGGCGAACAACGCCATGGCCTCGCTGTTCGCCAACGCCAAGCAACTGAAGAAGAAGTAA
- a CDS encoding PaaI family thioesterase — translation MISRFSETIGVQPIRVADGEAEVLLPMAEHLRNRGNVMHGGALFTLMDMTMGLACSSAHGFDRQSVTLECKINYIRAVAEGEVRCVAKVLHAGRRSLVVEADIHQGDKLVAKGQGTFAQL, via the coding sequence ATGATCAGCCGCTTCAGCGAAACCATCGGCGTGCAGCCGATCCGTGTCGCTGACGGCGAAGCCGAGGTGCTCCTGCCGATGGCCGAACACCTGCGCAACCGCGGTAACGTCATGCACGGCGGCGCGCTCTTCACGCTGATGGACATGACCATGGGCCTGGCCTGCTCCAGCGCCCATGGTTTCGACCGGCAGAGCGTCACCCTGGAGTGCAAGATCAACTACATCCGCGCGGTCGCCGAAGGCGAAGTGCGCTGTGTGGCGAAAGTCCTGCACGCCGGGCGTCGTTCGCTGGTGGTCGAGGCCGACATCCACCAGGGCGACAAGCTGGTCGCCAAGGGACAAGGCACCTTCGCGCAGCTGTAA
- the gshA gene encoding glutamate--cysteine ligase, which yields MSDQLSRRLALLGDAANLSLLTQCLHGIERECLRVDERGKLALTPHPRALGSALTNPQITTDYSESLLEFITSTSTSVEKTLDELGDIHRFASGKLDGEYLWSPSMPCELPDEETIPIARYGSSHIGRLKYVYRKGLALRYGKTMQCIAGIHYNFSLPEGIWELLREEEGSEKSARDFQSHRYIAMIRNFRRYSWLLMYLFGASPALDAGFLRGRPHGLEAFDEHTLYLPYATSLRMSDLGYQNNAQAGLTPCYNDLDSYIDSLRRAVSTPYAPYEKVGTKVDGEWVQLNTNILQIENEYYSSIRPKRVTYTGERPIQALMARGVQYVEARCLDINPFLPLGIDVTEARFLDAFLLYCALSDSPPLGGCECGSATSNFLKVVKEGRRPGLKLERGGQPVEMKEWAGALLDAIAPIIDLLDRANGSSLHAQSLAEQRAKVADADLTPSAKVLAEMRERGESFEAFALRYSRQHAETLQSEPLPTQEQARFEGMASQSLAEQAELEKQPEGDFDTFVAAYQASILGLISV from the coding sequence TTGAGCGACCAACTCTCCCGCCGCCTGGCCCTGCTTGGCGATGCCGCCAACCTGTCCCTGCTCACCCAGTGCCTGCACGGTATCGAGCGCGAATGCCTGCGCGTCGATGAACGCGGCAAGCTCGCCCTGACCCCGCACCCGCGTGCCCTGGGCTCGGCGCTGACCAACCCGCAGATCACCACGGACTACTCCGAGTCGCTGCTGGAGTTCATCACCTCGACGTCCACCAGCGTCGAGAAGACCCTGGACGAGCTGGGTGACATCCACCGCTTCGCCAGCGGCAAGCTCGACGGCGAATACCTGTGGAGCCCGTCCATGCCCTGCGAGCTGCCGGATGAAGAGACCATCCCGATCGCCCGCTATGGCAGCTCGCACATCGGCCGCCTGAAATACGTCTACCGCAAGGGCCTGGCCCTGCGCTACGGCAAGACCATGCAGTGCATCGCCGGCATCCACTACAACTTCTCCCTGCCCGAGGGCATCTGGGAGCTGCTGCGCGAGGAAGAAGGCAGCGAGAAGAGCGCGCGGGACTTCCAGTCGCACCGCTACATCGCGATGATCCGCAACTTCCGCCGCTACAGCTGGCTGCTGATGTACCTGTTCGGCGCATCGCCGGCCCTGGACGCCGGCTTCCTGCGTGGCCGTCCGCACGGCCTGGAAGCCTTCGACGAGCACACCCTCTACCTGCCCTACGCCACCAGCCTGCGCATGAGCGACCTGGGCTACCAGAACAACGCCCAGGCCGGCCTGACGCCCTGCTACAACGATCTGGACAGCTACATCGACAGCCTGCGCCGCGCAGTCAGCACGCCGTATGCGCCGTACGAGAAGGTCGGCACCAAGGTCGATGGCGAATGGGTTCAGCTGAACACCAACATCCTGCAGATCGAGAACGAGTACTACTCGAGCATCCGCCCGAAACGCGTCACCTACACCGGCGAGCGCCCGATCCAGGCGCTGATGGCCCGTGGCGTGCAGTACGTCGAGGCGCGCTGCCTGGACATCAACCCCTTCCTGCCGCTGGGCATCGACGTCACCGAAGCCCGCTTCCTCGACGCCTTCCTGCTCTACTGCGCGCTGTCCGACAGCCCACCGCTGGGCGGTTGCGAGTGCGGCTCGGCCACCAGCAATTTCCTCAAGGTGGTCAAGGAAGGTCGTCGCCCGGGCCTGAAGCTGGAGCGCGGCGGCCAGCCGGTGGAAATGAAGGAGTGGGCGGGCGCCCTGCTCGACGCCATCGCGCCGATCATCGATCTGCTCGACCGTGCCAACGGCAGCAGCCTGCACGCGCAGAGCCTGGCCGAGCAGCGCGCCAAGGTCGCCGACGCCGACCTGACGCCATCGGCGAAGGTCCTGGCGGAGATGCGTGAACGTGGCGAGAGCTTCGAAGCCTTCGCCCTGCGCTACAGCCGCCAGCACGCCGAAACGCTGCAGAGCGAACCCCTGCCGACGCAAGAGCAGGCGCGCTTCGAAGGCATGGCCAGCCAATCCCTGGCCGAACAGGCGGAGCTGGAGAAACAGCCCGAAGGCGATTTCGACACCTTCGTGGCCGCCTACCAGGCGAGCATCCTGGGTCTGATCAGCGTCTGA
- the argA gene encoding amino-acid N-acetyltransferase: protein MHDYVNWLRHASPYINSHRDCTFVVMLPGEGVEDPNFGNIVHDLVLLHSLGVRLVLVHGSRPQIEARLASHGLAPRFHRGLRVTDAPTLDCVIDAVGSLRISIEARLSMDMAASPMQGSRLRVTAGNFVTARPIGVVDGIDYHHTGEVRRIDRKGINRQLDERSIVLLSPLGYSPTGEIFNLACEDVAMRAAIDLGADKLILYGAERGLMDDAGKLVRELRPQQVPAHLERLGASYQGELLDAAAQACRAGVRRSHIVSYTEDGSLLSELFTRTGNGTLVAQEQFEQLREAGIEDVGGLLELIRPLEEQGILVRRSREVLEREIEQFSIVEREGLIIACAALYPIADSDSGELACLAVNPEYRHGGRGDDLLERIEQRARNLGLKTLYVLTTRTAHWFRERGFQPSSVERLPAARASLYNYQRNSQVFEKTL, encoded by the coding sequence ATGCACGACTACGTCAACTGGCTGCGCCACGCCTCGCCCTATATCAATTCGCACCGGGATTGCACCTTTGTGGTGATGCTCCCCGGCGAGGGCGTCGAAGACCCCAATTTCGGCAATATCGTCCACGACCTGGTGCTGCTGCACAGCCTCGGCGTGCGCCTGGTGTTGGTGCATGGCTCGCGCCCGCAGATCGAGGCGCGTCTGGCTTCCCACGGGCTGGCGCCGCGCTTCCACCGTGGCCTGCGGGTCACCGATGCGCCGACCCTGGACTGCGTGATCGACGCCGTCGGCAGCCTGCGCATCTCCATCGAAGCGCGCCTGTCCATGGACATGGCCGCCTCGCCGATGCAGGGCTCGCGCCTGCGCGTGACCGCCGGCAACTTCGTCACCGCGCGGCCGATCGGCGTGGTCGACGGTATCGACTATCACCACACCGGCGAAGTGCGGCGGATCGACCGCAAGGGCATCAACCGCCAGCTCGACGAGCGCAGCATCGTGCTGCTCTCGCCGCTGGGCTATTCGCCCACCGGGGAAATCTTCAACCTCGCCTGCGAAGACGTGGCCATGCGCGCGGCCATCGACCTGGGCGCAGACAAGCTGATCCTCTATGGAGCCGAGCGCGGCCTGATGGACGATGCCGGCAAGCTGGTGCGCGAGCTGCGCCCGCAGCAGGTGCCGGCGCACCTGGAGCGCCTCGGCGCGAGCTACCAGGGCGAGCTGCTGGATGCTGCTGCCCAGGCCTGTCGCGCGGGCGTGCGCCGCAGCCATATCGTCAGCTACACCGAAGACGGTTCGCTGCTCAGCGAGCTCTTCACCCGCACCGGCAACGGCACCCTGGTCGCTCAGGAGCAGTTCGAGCAACTGCGCGAAGCGGGCATCGAGGACGTTGGCGGACTGCTGGAGCTGATTCGTCCGCTGGAAGAGCAGGGCATCCTGGTGCGCCGTTCCCGCGAGGTGCTGGAACGCGAGATCGAGCAGTTCAGCATCGTCGAACGCGAAGGACTGATCATTGCCTGCGCGGCGCTCTATCCCATCGCCGATTCGGATTCCGGCGAGCTGGCATGCCTGGCGGTGAACCCGGAGTACCGCCACGGCGGACGCGGCGATGATCTGCTGGAGCGCATCGAGCAGCGCGCGCGCAACCTCGGCCTGAAGACCCTCTACGTCCTCACCACGCGGACTGCCCACTGGTTCCGCGAGCGCGGCTTCCAGCCCAGCAGCGTGGAGCGCCTGCCGGCGGCGCGAGCGTCGCTGTACAACTACCAGCGCAACTCCCAGGTGTTCGAGAAGACCCTCTGA
- the argE gene encoding acetylornithine deacetylase yields MPLPPLKQRFAELISIPSVSCTQPALDQSNRPVVELLGNWLVDLGFACELQPVSPGKFNLVATLGSGPGGLVLAGHTDTVPYDEALWKSDPLGLDERDGRWFGLGSCDMKGFFALAIEALLPLLDQPFKQPLIILATCDEESSMAGARALAEAGRPLGRAAVIGEPTNLKPIRLHKGVMMERIDILGQSGHSSDPSLGRSALEAMQAVMGELQGLRNQWQQEFSNPQFSVPQPTLNLGCIHGGDNPNRICGQCALEFDLRPLPGMQPEALRQAIRERLKPVAERHAVKIDYAPLFPAVPPFEEPAQSELVRLAESLTGHTAQAVAFGTEAPYLQQLGCQTLVLGPGDIACAHQPDEHLELDRIEPCVELLRGLIRHYCL; encoded by the coding sequence ATGCCGTTGCCGCCGCTCAAACAACGCTTCGCCGAGCTGATCTCAATCCCCTCGGTCAGCTGCACCCAGCCCGCACTGGACCAGTCCAACCGCCCGGTGGTCGAGTTGCTGGGCAACTGGCTGGTCGACCTGGGCTTCGCCTGCGAGCTGCAGCCGGTGTCGCCGGGCAAGTTCAACCTGGTCGCTACCCTGGGCAGTGGCCCCGGCGGCCTGGTGCTGGCCGGGCACACCGATACCGTGCCCTACGACGAGGCCCTGTGGAAAAGCGACCCGCTGGGCCTGGACGAACGCGACGGGCGCTGGTTCGGCCTCGGCTCCTGCGACATGAAGGGCTTCTTCGCCCTGGCCATCGAAGCGCTGCTGCCATTGCTCGATCAGCCGTTCAAACAGCCACTGATCATCCTTGCCACCTGCGACGAGGAAAGCTCCATGGCCGGCGCCCGTGCGCTGGCCGAGGCCGGGCGGCCGCTGGGCCGTGCGGCGGTGATCGGCGAGCCGACCAACCTCAAGCCGATTCGCCTGCACAAGGGCGTGATGATGGAGCGCATCGACATCCTCGGGCAGAGCGGCCACTCCTCCGACCCGAGCCTGGGGCGCAGTGCGCTGGAGGCGATGCAGGCGGTGATGGGCGAATTGCAGGGCCTGCGCAACCAGTGGCAGCAGGAGTTCAGCAACCCGCAGTTCAGCGTGCCGCAGCCGACCCTCAACCTGGGCTGCATCCACGGCGGCGACAACCCCAACCGCATCTGCGGCCAGTGTGCGCTGGAGTTCGACCTGCGCCCGCTGCCCGGCATGCAGCCCGAAGCCCTGCGCCAGGCCATCCGTGAGCGGCTCAAGCCGGTCGCCGAGCGCCATGCGGTGAAGATCGACTACGCTCCGCTGTTCCCCGCCGTGCCACCCTTCGAGGAACCGGCACAGAGCGAGCTGGTGCGGCTGGCCGAAAGTCTGACCGGGCACACGGCACAAGCGGTAGCCTTTGGCACCGAAGCACCGTATCTTCAGCAGCTCGGCTGCCAGACCCTGGTGCTGGGCCCCGGCGACATCGCCTGCGCCCACCAGCCGGACGAACACCTCGAGCTCGACCGCATCGAGCCATGCGTGGAACTGCTGCGCGGCCTGATCCGTCACTACTGTTTATGA